In a single window of the Nicotiana tomentosiformis chromosome 8, ASM39032v3, whole genome shotgun sequence genome:
- the LOC104089998 gene encoding SPX domain-containing membrane protein At4g22990 isoform X2: MVAFGKKLKDRQIQEWQGYYINYKLMKKKVKQYGNQIKAGALDRRHVLKDFSRMLDNQIERIVLFLLEQQGVLASRISELNKQQDSLQEQPDISKITELREAYRDVGRDLLKLLFFVEINAIGLRKILKKFDKRFGYKFTDYYVKTRANHPYSQLQQVFKHVGLGAVVGAISRNLADLQDRQGSYLSIYDQPSLPLQDSVVDSMKAAVDRLSNSTNFLNFLAQHALIMQEEFPTPVEEQVDDQRYHFMSLLLNLANTFLYMVNTYIIVPTADNYSMSLGAAATVCGIVIGAMAVAQIFSSVYFSAWSNRSYFRPLVFSSIALFVGNVMYALAYDLNSIPVLLIGRLCCGLGSARAVNRRYISDCVPLRIRMQASAGFVSASALGMACGPALAGLLQTNFQIYKLTFNQDTLPGWLMAFAWLIYLIWLWISFREPANETEVNNGPQESNSENDALEKGVTQPLLLKAEENQHDGENDQEYDGSEEAPEESRKPANSIAEAYRLLTPSVKVQLLIYFMLKYAMEILLSESSVVTSYYFGWSTGTVAIFLACLGLTVLPINVVVGSYISNMFEDRQILLASEIMVFLGILGSFHVVISYSVPQYVISGLIMFVAAEVLEGVNLSLLSRVMSSRLSRGTYNGGLLSTEAGTIARVIADVTITLAGYLGQSTLLNVTLLPSLLICVASIVATCYTYNSLY; this comes from the exons ATGgttgcttttgggaagaagttgAAGGACAGACAGATCCAAGAATGGCAAGG ATATTACATCAACTACAAATTAATGAAGAAAAAGGTTAAGCAGTATGGTAACCAAATCAAAGCTGGAGCACTAGATCGTCGACATGTTCTTAAGGATTTCTCACGGATGCTGGACAATCAG ATTGAAAGAATTGTTCTGTTTTTGTTGGAACAACAAGGAGTGCTGGCAAGCAGGATATCTGAACTTAATAAGCAGCAAGATTCTCTTCAAGAGCAGCCTGATATATCCAAAATAACCGAGCTGCGAGAAGCTTATAGAGATGTGGGACGTGATCTTCTGAAGCTTCtcttttttgttgaaataaatGCCATTGGGTTGCGGAAGATCCTCAAGAAGTTTGACAAACGTTTTGGGTATAAATTCACTGATTATTATGTCAAAACCCGGGCTAATCATCCTTATTCCCAACTTCAGCAAGTTTTCAAGCATGTG GGACTAGGGGCAGTTGTTGGTGCAATATCTCGTAATCTTGCAGACCTTCAGGACCGTCAAGGAAGCTACTTGTCAATTTATGACCAGCCTTCTCTTCCACTCCAG GATTCTGTTGTTGACTCAATGAAAGCAGCTGTTGATAGATTAAGCAATTCAACAAACTTCCTTAACTTTTTGGCCCAACATGCACTTATCATGCAAGAAGAGTTCCCTACTCCTGTTGAGGAACAAGTTGATGATCAGAGATACCATTTTATGTCACTTCTCTTGAACTTGGCAAATACCTTCCTTTATATGGTCAATACATATATTATTGTTCCAACAGCAGATAATTATTCTATGAGCCTTGGTGCTGCTGCAACAGTTTGTGGGATTGTGATTGGAGCCATGGCTGTTGCACAGATCTTTTCCTCTGTGTATTTTAGTGCTTGGTCAAACAGATCTTATTTCAGACCTCTGGTATTTAGCAGTATAGCTCTCTTTGTGGGGAATGTCATGTATGCATTGGCTTATGATCTCAATTCGATACCAGTTCTCCTTATTGGTCGATTATGTTGTGG TTTGGGTTCTGCCAGAGCAGTGAACCGACGTTACATCAGTGACTGCGTGCCCCTTAGAATTCGGATGCAGGCATCAGCAGGATTTGTCAGTGCTAGCGCTCTTGGAATGGCATGTGGTCCTGCACTTGCTGGATTACTCCAAACTAATTTTCAGATTTACAAGTTGACCTTCAATCAAGATACTTTGCCTGGTTGGCTCATGGCTTTTGCATGGTTAATCTATTTGATATGGCTGTGGATCTCATTTAGAGAACCTGCTAATGAGACAGAAGTGAACAATGGTCCTCAAGAATCTAATAGTG AAAATGATGCCCTTGAGAAGGGTGTTACACAACCATTGCTCTTAAAAGCGGAAGAGAATCAACACGATGGTGAGAATGACCAAGAATATGATGGGAGTGAAGAAGCTCCTGAGGAGTCTCGTAAGCCGGCGAACTCTATAGCAGAAGCATACAGATTACTTACTCCTTCTGTGAAG GTTCAATTACTAATCTACTTTATGCTGAAATATGCAATGGAGATTTTACTTTCAGAATCCAGTGTCGTTACGTCATATTACTTTGGCTGGTCAACGGGAACCGTGGCAATTTTTCTTGCGTGTCTTGGCCTCACGGTACTTCCGATAAATGTTGTTGTTGGGAGCTACATAAGTAACATGTTCGAAGACAG GCAAATTTTGTTGGCATCTGAAATCATGGTTTTTCTTGGTATACTTGGGAGCTTTCACGTTGTAATCTCATATTCTGTTCCACAATATGTTATTTCCGGGCTCATAATGTTTGTAGCTGCTGAAGTGTTGGAAG GTGTGAATTTATCGCTCCTCTCTCGAGTCATGTCATCCAGGCTTTCTCGTGGAACCTACAATGGGGGTCTCTTGTCAACAGAAGCTGGCACAATTGCTCGGGTGATTGCAGATGTAACCATAACCCTTGCTGGGTATTTGGGGCAGAGTACGCTCTTGAATGTTACTCTTCTTCCTTCGCTTTTGATTTGTGTAGCTTCCATTGTTGCAACCTGTTACACCTACAATTCTCTTTACTGA
- the LOC104089998 gene encoding SPX domain-containing membrane protein At4g22990 isoform X1, protein MVAFGKKLKDRQIQEWQGYYINYKLMKKKVKQYGNQIKAGALDRRHVLKDFSRMLDNQIERIVLFLLEQQGVLASRISELNKQQDSLQEQPDISKITELREAYRDVGRDLLKLLFFVEINAIGLRKILKKFDKRFGYKFTDYYVKTRANHPYSQLQQVFKHVGLGAVVGAISRNLADLQDRQGSYLSIYDQPSLPLQDSVVDSMKAAVDRLSNSTNFLNFLAQHALIMQEEFPTPVEEQVDDQRYHFMSLLLNLANTFLYMVNTYIIVPTADNYSMSLGAAATVCGIVIGAMAVAQIFSSVYFSAWSNRSYFRPLVFSSIALFVGNVMYALAYDLNSIPVLLIGRLCCGLGSARAVNRRYISDCVPLRIRMQASAGFVSASALGMACGPALAGLLQTNFQIYKLTFNQDTLPGWLMAFAWLIYLIWLWISFREPANETEVNNGPQESNSVENDALEKGVTQPLLLKAEENQHDGENDQEYDGSEEAPEESRKPANSIAEAYRLLTPSVKVQLLIYFMLKYAMEILLSESSVVTSYYFGWSTGTVAIFLACLGLTVLPINVVVGSYISNMFEDRQILLASEIMVFLGILGSFHVVISYSVPQYVISGLIMFVAAEVLEGVNLSLLSRVMSSRLSRGTYNGGLLSTEAGTIARVIADVTITLAGYLGQSTLLNVTLLPSLLICVASIVATCYTYNSLY, encoded by the exons ATGgttgcttttgggaagaagttgAAGGACAGACAGATCCAAGAATGGCAAGG ATATTACATCAACTACAAATTAATGAAGAAAAAGGTTAAGCAGTATGGTAACCAAATCAAAGCTGGAGCACTAGATCGTCGACATGTTCTTAAGGATTTCTCACGGATGCTGGACAATCAG ATTGAAAGAATTGTTCTGTTTTTGTTGGAACAACAAGGAGTGCTGGCAAGCAGGATATCTGAACTTAATAAGCAGCAAGATTCTCTTCAAGAGCAGCCTGATATATCCAAAATAACCGAGCTGCGAGAAGCTTATAGAGATGTGGGACGTGATCTTCTGAAGCTTCtcttttttgttgaaataaatGCCATTGGGTTGCGGAAGATCCTCAAGAAGTTTGACAAACGTTTTGGGTATAAATTCACTGATTATTATGTCAAAACCCGGGCTAATCATCCTTATTCCCAACTTCAGCAAGTTTTCAAGCATGTG GGACTAGGGGCAGTTGTTGGTGCAATATCTCGTAATCTTGCAGACCTTCAGGACCGTCAAGGAAGCTACTTGTCAATTTATGACCAGCCTTCTCTTCCACTCCAG GATTCTGTTGTTGACTCAATGAAAGCAGCTGTTGATAGATTAAGCAATTCAACAAACTTCCTTAACTTTTTGGCCCAACATGCACTTATCATGCAAGAAGAGTTCCCTACTCCTGTTGAGGAACAAGTTGATGATCAGAGATACCATTTTATGTCACTTCTCTTGAACTTGGCAAATACCTTCCTTTATATGGTCAATACATATATTATTGTTCCAACAGCAGATAATTATTCTATGAGCCTTGGTGCTGCTGCAACAGTTTGTGGGATTGTGATTGGAGCCATGGCTGTTGCACAGATCTTTTCCTCTGTGTATTTTAGTGCTTGGTCAAACAGATCTTATTTCAGACCTCTGGTATTTAGCAGTATAGCTCTCTTTGTGGGGAATGTCATGTATGCATTGGCTTATGATCTCAATTCGATACCAGTTCTCCTTATTGGTCGATTATGTTGTGG TTTGGGTTCTGCCAGAGCAGTGAACCGACGTTACATCAGTGACTGCGTGCCCCTTAGAATTCGGATGCAGGCATCAGCAGGATTTGTCAGTGCTAGCGCTCTTGGAATGGCATGTGGTCCTGCACTTGCTGGATTACTCCAAACTAATTTTCAGATTTACAAGTTGACCTTCAATCAAGATACTTTGCCTGGTTGGCTCATGGCTTTTGCATGGTTAATCTATTTGATATGGCTGTGGATCTCATTTAGAGAACCTGCTAATGAGACAGAAGTGAACAATGGTCCTCAAGAATCTAATAGTG TAGAAAATGATGCCCTTGAGAAGGGTGTTACACAACCATTGCTCTTAAAAGCGGAAGAGAATCAACACGATGGTGAGAATGACCAAGAATATGATGGGAGTGAAGAAGCTCCTGAGGAGTCTCGTAAGCCGGCGAACTCTATAGCAGAAGCATACAGATTACTTACTCCTTCTGTGAAG GTTCAATTACTAATCTACTTTATGCTGAAATATGCAATGGAGATTTTACTTTCAGAATCCAGTGTCGTTACGTCATATTACTTTGGCTGGTCAACGGGAACCGTGGCAATTTTTCTTGCGTGTCTTGGCCTCACGGTACTTCCGATAAATGTTGTTGTTGGGAGCTACATAAGTAACATGTTCGAAGACAG GCAAATTTTGTTGGCATCTGAAATCATGGTTTTTCTTGGTATACTTGGGAGCTTTCACGTTGTAATCTCATATTCTGTTCCACAATATGTTATTTCCGGGCTCATAATGTTTGTAGCTGCTGAAGTGTTGGAAG GTGTGAATTTATCGCTCCTCTCTCGAGTCATGTCATCCAGGCTTTCTCGTGGAACCTACAATGGGGGTCTCTTGTCAACAGAAGCTGGCACAATTGCTCGGGTGATTGCAGATGTAACCATAACCCTTGCTGGGTATTTGGGGCAGAGTACGCTCTTGAATGTTACTCTTCTTCCTTCGCTTTTGATTTGTGTAGCTTCCATTGTTGCAACCTGTTACACCTACAATTCTCTTTACTGA